One window of Triticum dicoccoides isolate Atlit2015 ecotype Zavitan chromosome 5A, WEW_v2.0, whole genome shotgun sequence genomic DNA carries:
- the LOC119297102 gene encoding putative glutaredoxin-C14: MDRVMKLASERAVVVFTLSPCCMCHTVERLFRDQLGVNALVHELDQDPRGKEMERALLKMLGRGPSVPIVFIGGKLVGGTNRIMSLHLGGELVPMLKSAGALWL; this comes from the coding sequence ATGGACCGTGTGATGAAGCTAGCATCTGAGCGTGCCGTGGTGGTGTTCACCCTGAGTCCCTGCTGCATGTGCCACACAGTGGAGCGTCTGTTTCGTGACCAGCTTGGGGTCAATGCGCTGGTGCACGAGCTCGACCAGGACCCTAGGGGCAAGGAGATGGAGAGAGCCCTCCTCAAGATGCTCGGCAGGGGGCCGTCGGTGCCGATCGTCTTCATCGGCGGGAAGCTTGTTGGTGGCACCAACAGGATCATGTCTCTACACCTCGGTGGCGAGCTAGTCCCCATGCTCAAGAGTGCCGGTGCTCTCTGGCTATAG